In Gigantopelta aegis isolate Gae_Host chromosome 6, Gae_host_genome, whole genome shotgun sequence, the following are encoded in one genomic region:
- the LOC121374574 gene encoding neuronal acetylcholine receptor subunit alpha-10-like, producing MVDGIRIAADSKRGKYYTVRVHFSPVSIIILDETKHLFVFGAKLFLSWQASCLKWDESEYDGIDTVYVSNFPIPNTAIANGVGTLKLDKNIDVRLSSDGSCEADYLETFTTSCNVDPSLFPFDEQVCELVLISDGSFTLVADEEVGIKHEVFTNSSEWEVLKVTAETREYESHGIQLASAVFKFHLKRQSTFHVITVLFPMALLSFMNTFAFLLPYASGEKMSYLVSIFVSYAMFLNFIYDSMPQSGTVTRMAIYLVLILLQSGLAILFTIILFGIRLNSKGQKERFVRKVEIILFGLFFIVASLSLLVFF from the coding sequence ATGGTTGACGGAATCCGTATTGCAGCCGATTCCAAGAGAGGAAAGTACTATACTGTAAGAGTCCACTTTTCTCCTGTGTCCATCATCATACTGGATGAGACTAAGCATCTGTTCGTGTTCGGTGCAAAGCTATTTCTTAGCTGGCAAGCATCCTGCTTGAAATGGGACGAGAGTGAATATGATGGCATTGACACAGTTTACGTTAGTAACTTTCCCATTCCAAACACGGCTATCGCAAACGGAGTTGGAACACTGAAGCTGGACAAAAACATCGACGTTAGACTGAGTTCAGACGGGTCGTGTGAAGCAGACTATCTGGAGACATTCACCACGAGCTGCAACGTGGACCCGTCCTTGTTCCCATTTGACGAACAGGTTTGCGAACTGGTGCTCATTTCTGACGGATCATTCACGCTAGTTGCCGACGAAGAAGTCGGCATCAAACACGAGGTTTTCACGAACAGCAGCGAGTGGGAAGTCTTGAAGGTGACTGCCGAGACGCGGGAATACGAATCCCACGGCATACAGCTTGCGTCAGCCGTGTTTAAATTCCACCTCAAGCGACAGAGTACCTTCCATGTCATCACCGTCCTGTTTCCGATGGCCCTACTCTCCTTCATGAACACGTTTGCGTTTCTGTTGCCCTATGCTTCTGGGGAAAAAATGTCTTATCTGGTGTCGATATTCGTCTCATATGCCATGTTTCTGAATTTCATCTACGACTCCATGCCGCAGTCGGGAACTGTCACCAGAATGGCAATTTATCTCGTACTTATACTTCTACAAAGCGGGCTGGCTATTCTGTTCACAATCATACTCTTTGGAATACGCTTAaattcaaaaggacaaaaagaACGATTTGTCAGAAAAGTAGAAATTATACTGTTTGGTTTGTTCTTTATAGTAGCCTCGCTTTCCTTGCTAGTGTTTTTCTAA